One part of the Tachysurus vachellii isolate PV-2020 chromosome 6, HZAU_Pvac_v1, whole genome shotgun sequence genome encodes these proteins:
- the pcnx1 gene encoding pecanex-like protein 1 isoform X4, whose product MGSQTLQILRQGVWASVTGGWYYDPHQNTFVNALHLYIWLFLLCFPFTLYMALPPTMLIVGVYCGVIGGVFALLKAVNYRLHTALDEGEVINAEQQRDTSHTHPDESSGSGDPGGGIELADFVREETPPVACSSRNSYTGIDANLQIASSRGGSVTVKADLTSEPKIYGLISNDSFASMQPSTSLAQDLYSSTPHPFSQSLSSCDTEIPAHSQSFRKESSRPRGLPRTSSSAFPDPSIPDFGLYPPSRRSGLDPVCELDTSRPQGALQSGDAAVPSTSGLDCCKQHKRERRKLARSISRETGEECQGDSGLYQVEGFRGGISGGSRRKRRAEKSMESLRSLSTRSSGSTESYCSGTDRDTHSTLSSLHSEQTSSTHVESLISLSLDEGGTTEPSITSGEGNKNPHANELSPKSVNTNEPTTPKNTSQTTSHEGEEFKTEGSGARTSPEASADSTHLFKETAQDDAKPKSANHSDASQSGRRRSAKKRASSFDAARYHDYTCFRSIAKPRSAVFAKYDEDSSDLSDLSHASSLNSAHRVELSLAPGASQKKDKERERGKKRASRRTASTGSAKVQLRKCPNEPQHLGAPTDPRPLSTSKSDLEAKEGEVLDAASLLGRASHLESVTRSRNSLPCPISIADTHDTARECFLPYLAAVIDDGVTFRRERSTFRRQAVRRRHNAGSNTASIIASPLSLQEALSQVSQASSVPQVKGQMSTSTSLLVRNGSAHLEGFQDKVSTAGMREDFGKLTPSLYEVGGCDVSLVNFEPATRRASNNVWDTDSHLSSSTSVRFYPHDLIRLNRLLSMDTELLEQDGDVNPDLQVVPHGLRHKHTRTHSHTHTNTHKVKQYYRFSLLPYLWVGLRFDRLTLLALFDRNREVLENVLAVVLAVLVAFLGSVLLIHGFFTDIWVFQFCLVIASCQYSLLKSVQPDSSSPRHGHNRIIAYSRPVYFCVCCVLICVFHYSSVTSSSNTHTLYGVTLSSSLLLSSTRDLVIVFILCFPVIFFAGLLPQVNTFLMYLFEQIDIHMFGGNACTSLPSSIYSVVRSVVTVAMLYGFCYGSLLEPWDPQHIPVLFSVFCGLLVAVSYHLSRQSSDPTILISMVQAKVSPSVAKDQNPEDPLSEVQDPLPEKLRNSVNERLQSDVIMCVLIAVLYFAIHVSTVFLALQPFLSYVLYGLVGAVGFFTHYILPQMRKQLPWYCFSHPLLKPREYYQFEVHGAAHVMWFEWLHLWLLFVEKNILYPLVILNELSRSAQELASSKKLTTEVGAVVLSVSGLKLLRSCFSSPASQYVTVLFTVLFFTFDYSHLSETPLLNLFIISIIFSKMWELLNKLRFVYTYIAPWQITWGSAFHAFAQPFAVPHSAMLFVQAMVSAVFSTPLNPFLGSAIFITSYVRPVKFWERDYNTKRVDHSNTRLASQLDRNPGSDDNNLNSIFYEHLTRSLQHSLCGDLLLGRWGTFSTGDCFIMASDYLNALVHLIEIGNGLVTFQLRGLEFRGTYCQQREVEAITEGVEEDEGCCCCDVGHLPHLLSFNAAFVQRWLAWEVLLSKYTLQSYSITENSAGAMLQVYELRQILTTYYVKGIIYYVVTSPKLEEWLSNDAMMDGLKICSERNYVDLDPTFNPNIDEDYDHRLAGISRDSFCSVYLSWIQYCSTQRQKPFESEKDSALVSLCFGLCVLGRRALGTAAHQMSSNLESFLYGLHALFKGDFRISSVRDEWIFADMELLRRVVVPGIRMSLKLHQDHFTSPDEYDDPSVLYEAISSHEQTLVIAHEGDPAWRSAVLSNAPSLLSLRHVLNEGTNEYKIITLNRRYLSFRVIKVNQECVRGLWAGQQQELVFLRNRNPERGSIQNAKQALRNMINSSCDQPIGYPIYVSPLTTSYCNTHTQLTHTLGGAISIASIRHFIINTWQRLRKGCGAGCNSGGNVEECEMGNSGNTNDIHLRVTSIQHTHTPLSLGTSQSSQSVLSSLVRHSPTRSSVASQSSSLRYNSNAEPTLCKRHTLTHTHTLAGLLDHNHHQQPRREDVSNRVQIVDVSQVLDVINLSKRKELLWPDESMRLRAGPSCWRDWGPLEGMEGHVIHRWMPCSRDPLTRSPIDKSILLVQVDDKLVPIIETGVIELGAEV is encoded by the exons ATGGGGTCTCAGACGCTACAGATCCTGAGGCAGGGGGTCTGGGCTTCTGTCACGGGCGGCTGGTACTACGACCCCCATCAGAACACGTTCGTCAACGCGCTACACCTCTACATCTGGCTCTTCTTATTGTGTTTCCCTTTCACTCTGTacatg gctctCCCCCCCACCATGCTGATAGTGGGAGTGTACTGTGGAGTGATCGGTGGTGTGTTTGCACTGTTGAAGGCAGTGAACTATCGACTCCACACGGCACTAGACGAAGGGGAAGTGATCAACGCAGAACAACAAAGagacacttcacacacacacccagacgaGTCCAGTGGCTCtgg ggATCCTGGAGGAGGAATTGAGTTGGCTGATTTTGTCCGAGAGGAAACTCCACCAGTCGCCTGCAGCTCACGCAACTCCTACACAGGCATCGACGCCAAcctccag atcgcATCCTCTCGTGGTGGTTCAGTCACAGTAAAAG CAGATCTGACATCAGAACCTAAGATCTACGGCCTCATCTCCAACGATTCCTTCGCCTCTATGCAGCCTTCCACCTCGCTGGCTCAGGACCTCTACAGCTCCACCCCTCACCCTTTCAGTCAGTCATTGTCCTCCTGTGACACAGAAATCCCCGCCCACTCTCAGTCCTTCAGGAAAGAGTCGTCTCGTCCCCGTGGCCTTCCTCGCACTTCCAGCTCGGCCTTTCCGGATCCTTCCATCCCAGACTTTGGCCTCTACCCCCCTTCTCGGCGTAGTGGACTCGACCCCGTTTGTGAACTAGACACGTCCCGGCCACAGGGGGCACTGCAGAGTGGGGACGCGGCTGTCCCCTCCACGTCAGGACTGGACTGCTGTAAACAACATAAAAGGGAACGGCGCAAACTGGCCCGGTCCATTTCCAGAGAAACGGGGGAAGAATGTCAGGGTGACTCTGGACTGTACCAAGTGGAGGGTTTTCGTGGGGGGATTTCAGGTGGAAGCAGGAGGAAAAGACGAGCAGAAAAAAGCATGGAAAGTTTGCGAAGCCTGAGTACACGCAGCAGCGGCTCGACGGAGAGTTACTGCAGTGGGACGGACCGTGACACGCACAGCACGCTAAGTAGTCTCCATAGTGAACAAACTAGCTCCACCCATGTCGAGAGTCTCATATCACTCTCATTGGATGAGGGCGGGACAACAGAACCTAGCATAACCTCAGGTGAGGGCAATAAAAACCCTCATGCTAATGAACTTAGCCCAAAATCTGTTAATACTAATGAACCCACAACTCccaaaaacacatcacaaaccACCAGCCATGAAGGGGAGGAGTTTAAAACAGAAGGGAGTGGGGCAAGGACAAGCCCAGAAGCCTCTGCAGACTCCACCCACCTATTTAAGGAGACGGCACAAGATGATGCCAAACccaaatcagccaatcattcTGATGCCAGCCAAAGTGGGCGTCGACGCAGTGCGAAGAAACGAGCTAGCAGTTTTGATGCTGCCCGTTACCATGACTACACCTGCTTCCGCAGCATAGCAAAACCTCGCTCTGCAGTGTTTGCTAAATATGATGAAGACTCAAGTGACCTAAGCGATCTGAGCCACGCCTCCAGTCTCAACTCCGCCCATCGGGTTGAGCTGAGCCTCGCCCCCGGTGCATCCCAGAAgaaagacaaggagagagagagggggaagaagAGAGCATCACGGCGTACAGCCAGTACAGGAAGTGCCAAAGTTCAGCTGCGTAAATGCCCTAATGAGCCGCAGCACCTCGGGGCACCTACGGATCCTCGACCCCTCAGCACTTCCAAATCCGACCTGGAGGCCAAAGAAGGAGAGGTGCTGGATGCAGCATCACTACTGGGCAGAGCAAGTCACCTGGAGTCTGTCACACGCTCTAGGAACAGTTTACCCTGTCCAATCAGCATCgccgacacacacgacacagccAGGG AGTGTTTTCTCCCCTACTTAGCGGCGGTTATTGACGATGGTGTGACGTTCAGGCGAGAGCGCAGCACGTTTCGCCGTCAGGCTGTACGGAGACGCCACAACGCCGGGAGCAACACGGCCTCCATCATTGCATCACCACTCAG tcttCAGGAAGCTCTCAGTCAGGTGTCTCAGGCTTCATCAGTACCACAGGTCAAAGGACAGATGAGCACTAGCACCTCCCTGCTGGTCAGGAATGGGAGTGCACACTTAGAGGGTTTTCAGGATAAAGTGTCCACTGCAGGCATGCGTGAAGACTTTG GTAAACTGACTCCCTCTCTGTATGAGGTTGGAGGATGCGATGTGTCCTTGGTTAACTTTGAACCCGCGACAAGACGAGCATCCAACAATGTGTG GGACACAGATTCTCACCTCTCCAGTTCTACCTCTGTTCGCTTCTACCCTCATGACTtg ATCCGTCTGAACCGTCTGCTGTCGATGGACACTGAGCTGTTGGAGCAGGATGGTGATGTGAATCCTGACCTGCAGGTGGTGCCACATGGGTtgaggcacaaacacactcgcacacactcgcacacacacaccaacactcatAAGGTCAAGCAGTACTACCGCTTCTCCCTGCTGCCGTACCTGTGGGTGGGTCTGCGCTTCGATAGACTCACACTGCTCGCCCTGTTTGACAG GAACCGTGAGGTTTTGGAGAACGTTCTGGCCGTGGTTCTCGCAGTGTTGGTGGCGTTCCTGGGCTCAGTTCTGCTCATTCATGGATTCTTCACTGACATCTGGGTCTTCCAGTTCTGCCTCGTCATTGCCAGCTGCCAGTACTCACTGTTAAAG AGTGTTCAGCCAGACTCATCCTCTCCTCGACac GGTCACAACCGGATCATAGCGTACAGCAGGCCGGTGtacttctgtgtgtgttgtgttctgatctGTGTGTTCCACTACAGTAGTGTGACTTCcagttcaaacacacacacactgtacggAGTCACACTCAGCTCCTCACTGCTGCTCAGCTCTACACGTGACCTCGTCATCG TCTTCATCCTGTGTTTTCCTGTCATCTTCTTTGCCGGACTCCTTCCTCAGGTCAACACTTTTCTCATGTACCTGTTTGAGCAGATCGACATCCATATGTTTGGTGGAAATG catGTACAAGTCTTCCCTCATCCATATACAGTGTGGTAAGGAGTGTGGTTACCGTGGCGATGCTGTACGGATTCTGCTATGGATCCCTGCTG gagccgTGGGACCCTCAGCACATCCCTGTGCTGTTCTCTGTGTTCTGCGGTCTGCTGGTTGCTGTGTCCTATCATCTCAGCCGCCAGAGCAGTGACCCCACCATCCTCAT CTCTATGGTGCAGGCAAAAGTTTCCCCAAGTGTGGCAAAGGATCAAAACCCTGAAGATCCACTTTCTGAGGTGCAGGACCCTTTACCTGAAAAACTCAGGAACTCTGTG aATGAGAGACTACAGTCTGATGTGATCATGTGCGTGCTCATTGCTGTGCTATACTTCGCCATTCATGTCAGCACCGTCTTCCTTGCCctgcag CCGTTCCTGAGTTACGTGCTGTACGGGTTGGTTGGTGCTGTCGGGTTCTTCACCCACTATATTCTGCCCCAGATGAGGAAACAGTTGCCCTGGTACTGCTTCTCCCACCCTCTGCTCAAACCCAGAGAGTATTACCAGTTTGAGGTGCACG gtgcaGCTCATGTGATGTGGTTTGAGTGGCTCCACCTGTGGCTGCTCTTTGTGGAGAAGAACATTCTTTATCCTCTTGTCATTCTTAATGAACTCAGCAGAAGTGCACAGGAACTCGCCAGCTCTAAAAAACTCAccacaga GGTGGGAGCAGTGGTGTTGAGTGTATCAGGGTTGAAGTTGTTGCGTTCGTGCTTCAGCAGTCCGGCCTCTCAGTACGTCACTGTGCTCTTCACCGTCCTCTTCTTCACCTTTGATTATTCACACCTGTCTGAAACACCACTGCTCAACCTCttcatcatctccatcatcttcagcaag atgtggGAGCTGCTGAATAAGCTACGCTTTGTTTACACCTACATTGCTCCGTGGCAGATTACCTGGGGTTCAGCCTTCCATGCCTTCGCTCAGCCCTTCGCTGTACCAC ATTCAGCCATGTTGTTTGTGCAGGCGATGGTGTCGGCCGTGTTCTCCACTCCTCTCAACCCGTTTCTGGGCAGTGCCATCTTTATCACGTCTTACGTCCGACCTGTTAAATTCTGGGAAAGAGATTACAA cacaAAGCGGGTGGATCACTCCAACACTAGACTGGCATCTCAGCTGGACAGGAATCCAG gTTCAGATGATAATAACCTGAACTCGATCTTCTATGAGCACCTGACTCGCTCCCTGCAGCACTCTCTGTGTGGGGACCTGCTGCTGGGCCGCTGGGGAACCTTCAGCACAGGAGACTGTTTCATCATGGCGTCTGATTACCTTAACGCTCTTGTTCACCTCATCGAGATCGGCAACGGACTTGTCACCTTCCAGCTTCGCGGCCTCGAGTTcagag GTACATACTGCCAACAGAGGGAGGTGGAGGCCATTACAGAGGGTGTAGAAGAGGACGagggctgctgctgctgtgatgTGGGTCACCTGCCCCACCTGCTGTCCTTTAATGCTGCCTTTGTTCAGCGCTGGCTGGCCTGGGAGGTGCTGCTGTCTAAATACACCTTACAGAGCTACAGCATCACTGAGAACAGCGCAGGGGCCATGCTGCAGGTCTACGAGCTACGTCAGATCCTCACCACCTACTACgtcaag ggaaTAATTTATTACGTGGTTACGTCTCCGAAGCTGGAGGAGTGGCTCTCTAATGATGCCATGATGGATGGGCTGAAGATCTGCAGTGAGAGGAACTACGTTGATCTCGACCCAACCTTCAACCCCAACATTGATGAAGATTACGACCACCGACTGGCAGGAATCTCCAGAGAcagtttttgttctgtttaccTCAGCTGGATCCAGTACTGCAGCACTCAGAGACagaag ccGTTTGAAAGTGAGAAAGACTCAGCATTGGTTTCGTTGTgttttggtctgtgtgtgttggggaggcGAGCACTCGGCACTGCAGCTCATCAAATGTCCAG TAACCTGGAGTCATTCCTTTACGGTCTTCATGCCCTGTTCAAAGGAGATTTTCGGATATCGTCTGTGAGGGATGAGTGGATTTTTGCAGATATGGAGCTGCTCAGGAGAGTCGTCGTCCCAGGAATACGCATGTCCCTCAAACttcaccag GATCACTTCACCTCCCCGGATGAGTATGACGACCCGTCTGTGTTGTACGAGGCCATCTCTTCTCATGAGCAGACGCTGGTAATAGCACACGAGGGCGACCCGGCGTGGCGCAGCGCTGTGCTGTCCAATGCTCCATCACTCTTGTCGCTACGCCATGTCCTCAACGAGGGAACCAACGAGTACAAGATCATCACACTGAACCGCAGATACCTCAGCTTCAGAGTCATCAAG GTAAATCAGGAGTGTGTTCGTGGCCTGTGGGCGGGGCAACAGCAGGAGCTGGTGTTTTTGCGGAACAGGAACCCAGAGCGTGGAAGCATCCAGAACGCCAAACAGGCCCTGAGGAACATGATCAACTCGTCATGTGACCAGCCGATTGGTTATCCCATCTATGTCTCCCCCCTCACCACCTcctactgcaacacacacacacagctcacacacacactaggtggAGCCATCAGCATCGCCAGCATCCGACACTTCATTATCAACACCTggcaaag gttgCGTAAAGGTTGTGGCGCGGGGTGCAACAGTGGAGGCAACGTGGAGGAGTGTGAAATGGGGAATTCTGGAAACACAAATGACATACACCTTAGAGTGACCAgcattcaacacacacacactcctctctcactgg gaACTAGTCAAAGCTCTCAGTCTGTGCTTTCCTCCCTGGTGCGTCATTCTCCCACCCGTTCATCGGTGGCAAGCCAGTCATCATCTCTCCGTTACAACAGCAACGCTGAGCCGACACTGTGCAAgcgacacacactcacacacacgcacacacttgccGGCCTGCTCGACCATAATCATCACCAGCAGCCCAGGAGAGAGGACGTCTCCAACAGAGTacag atagTGGATGTTAGTCAGGTGTTGGATGTGATTAATCTGTCGAAGCGTAAGGAGCTGCTGTGGCCTGATGAGTCAATGAGGCTGAGGGCTGGGCCAAGCTGCTGGAGAGACTGGGGCCCCCTGGAGGGCATGGAGGGAcat gtgattCACCGGTGGATGCCTTGCAGTCGTGACCCTCTCACTCGCTCCCCCATTGATAAATCCATCCTGCTGGTTCAGGTGGATGATAAACTGGTTCCCATTATAGAGACTGGAGTGATTGAGCTAGGAGCAgaagtgtaa